GATTGCTCCAAAAGTGTTTTTAGCAAGTTCGCCGATACCGGTAAAACAAGCCTTGAACGCCGCCCATGTCCCTTTGAGCACTGCCCGGAATTTAGCCGACGTGTTCCAGAAGTAAGCACCTATCGCTATCAATGCAGCAATGGCCGCAGCTATCCAGCCAACAATCGGAATGCTCATAATTGCGACCGAAACGGCGCGACAAGCTGCCGAGGCAGTAGTGGCAAAAGTTCCGAAAGCTGTTGAAGCAATGCCGGAGAATGTGGCGGACGCTGTGCCACTCGTCACAAGTGACAATATGAGTGCGCCCAGACCTTTCAGAGCGTTAAAAACTCCTACGGTGGCAAATCGAATTAACCCTATTGTTGCGCGTCCCATATTACCGATAAAGCCCAGTGATACCATGTTGGTAGTTGAGAGTGTGCCGTTCATCAGCGCGAAGTTAACGCCGGCTGCACGAACCCAACCCACAACACTGCTCCACATACTTGCCCATTTGAGATTTTTAATTAACAGCATTAGTCTCCAGCCTGCTGTAAGTAATGGGGCAAGTTGAGCAATCGGCACAAGTGCAGAAGTCAGGACACCGCACCATAACGAAAAATCGCCGGTGGCTTGGAATATGGTAATTTTGAAGTCCTCAAATTGTTGGTTTACTCGTGCCTGTCGCTCGGCATAGCTGTCCATGACAATAGCGGCCTGCTCGGTCGCGCTGTTGGTTCCAGTTACGGCGGTCGTGAAGTCTTGCAGGCTTTCGGTGCCTTGTATAAGGGCACGGGCGGCGTTGGCATTTTCCACACCAAAGAATTTTGACAACAGCGCGGAGTCGTTAAGCATCGGTTTCAGCATCTCGAGGCGCTCTTTAAGGCTCTTGGAGTTGTCGCCCAGAGCCACAACATCAATGCCGGCCTTTTCAAGCTCCTCCCGTGCCTGCTTCTCGACGAAGCGGCCTTTGCTGAGCTGGCCCAGAACGTTTCGCAATGCGACACCTCCCTCGCTGGCTTTTTTGCCCGCCTTGTCAAGTACCTGGATTGCGGCGTTTGTTTCCTCGAAGCTCACATTTGCAGCCTTGGCAGCCATACCGCACTGCTGGAGCGCCGCGCTTATCGCCGGAAGTTCCGCCGATCCTGCCTGTCCGGCTGCCGCCATTACGTTCATCATGCGCGCCATTTCCCCGGCTGCCGCCGTCGGGTCCTCCATGCTCACCCCGTACTGGTTCATCGCCGTGGTAAGCACCTGAGCCGCCGCCACGCCGTCCCCGCCCATCAGCTTGCTGGTCGTCTGTATGCAGTCGCCCATCTCCCTGAGCGCGTCCGGGTATTTGCCCAGCTCCGGCGTCAGCTGCGAGAGCAGCAGTTTGTAACCCTCAACCGCCACGGCGGCGTCAGTGCCGAACGCCTTTGCGCTCTGCCGCGCGAATGTCTCGATCTGTTTCAGACCCTCGCCCGTAACGCCAGCAACAGCGCTTAAATCGTGCATCTGGCTGT
The nucleotide sequence above comes from Duncaniella freteri. Encoded proteins:
- a CDS encoding phage tail tape measure protein → MASVFDYIFRIGGNFVAQISGMSAAAGEFSARAEVAESRGRSFAASLATFSYATDMARNLSEAIGGLSSAGIKLDSQMHDLSAVAGVTGEGLKQIETFARQSAKAFGTDAAVAVEGYKLLLSQLTPELGKYPDALREMGDCIQTTSKLMGGDGVAAAQVLTTAMNQYGVSMEDPTAAAGEMARMMNVMAAAGQAGSAELPAISAALQQCGMAAKAANVSFEETNAAIQVLDKAGKKASEGGVALRNVLGQLSKGRFVEKQAREELEKAGIDVVALGDNSKSLKERLEMLKPMLNDSALLSKFFGVENANAARALIQGTESLQDFTTAVTGTNSATEQAAIVMDSYAERQARVNQQFEDFKITIFQATGDFSLWCGVLTSALVPIAQLAPLLTAGWRLMLLIKNLKWASMWSSVVGWVRAAGVNFALMNGTLSTTNMVSLGFIGNMGRATIGLIRFATVGVFNALKGLGALILSLVTSGTASATFSGIASTAFGTFATTASAACRAVSVAIMSIPIVGWIAAAIAALIAIGAYFWNTSAKFRAVLKGTWAAFKACFTGIGELAKNTFGAIGDLIKAAFNLSPSGIDAALKKLKAGFSDYGKQVGQAFNEAYNAEMAESAQKEGKKSPKGNKPTTNGSGATVPGVTVPEVNPTGNTLSGASGTGGKGSGSDGGGKIRNITVNIDKLVERFEIHTATVGESTEKVKAVILETLMGALNDTQLAMS